One window from the genome of Anolis sagrei isolate rAnoSag1 chromosome 4, rAnoSag1.mat, whole genome shotgun sequence encodes:
- the LOC132773784 gene encoding glutathione S-transferase Mu 4-like, whose translation MSVTLGYWDIRGLAHAIRLLLEYTETPYEEIRYRFGEAPDFDTSQWTSVKEKLGLDFPNLPYLIDGERKLTQSNAILRYLARKHKMCGETEEEIVRMDILENQIWDFRVSLGRISYNPDFEKLKPELIEQLPWKLKLFSQFLGDRSWFAENKITYIDFLAYDILDVHRIFQPNCLDQFKNLKDFLDRFEALDTISAYMKSDRFLRTPLFLRNATWGNKKE comes from the exons ATGAGCGTCACGCTGGGCTACTGGGACATCCGTGGG CTTGCCCATGCAATCAGGCTACTTCTAGAATACACAGAAACACCCTATGAAGAAATACGGTATCGTTTTGGCGAAG CTCCTGATTTTGACACGAGTCAGTGGACTAGTGTGAAGGAGAAACTGGGCTTGGACTTCCCAAAC CTTCCATATTTGATTGATGGTGAGAGAAAGCTTACACAGAGCAATGCCATCTTGCGATACCTTGCACGCAAGCACAAGATGT GTGGGGAGACTGAAGAAGAAATAGTCCGGATGGATATACTTGAGAACCAGATTTGGGATTTCCGAGTATCCTTGGGAAGAATATCCTACAACCCAGATTTT GAAAAATTGAAGCCTGAGCTAATTGAGCAGCTACCTTGGAAGCTGAAGCTGTTTTCCCAATTTCTAGGGGACAGAAGTTGGTTTGCAGAAAATAAG ATCACCTATATAGATTTCCTTGCATATGACATTTTGGATGTGCACCGGATATTTCAGCCCAACTGCTTGGATCAGTTCAAAAATCTAAAGGACTTTCTGGATCGCTTTGAG GCCTTGGATACGATTTCTGCCTACATGAAATCTGACCGCTTCCTGAGAACTCCCCTCTTTTTGAGAAATGCCACGTGGGGCAACaagaaagaatag